Proteins encoded within one genomic window of Thermodesulfobacteriota bacterium:
- the fdrA gene encoding acyl-CoA synthetase FdrA, whose protein sequence is MAILHVIKKNHYQDSMKLMQISQKLSGAPGVKDAAAMMATEANLGMLKDAGLLDGMPEATANDLIVAVKADSKEKAEEAVGMLDSLLAPPDAGAELAKKYKSLGSAYGALPGANLVSVSLPGKFAKLEVGKAIDAGLHTFLFSDNLTIDEEIELKERARERGLLVMGPGCGTAILNGVGLGFANVLDRGPVGMVAASGTGLQEVSCLINNSGVGISHAIGVGGRDLSEDVSGIMTLEALKLLERDGATEFLVLVSKPPSKNVAEKIIGAIESSNKPAVICFLGSDVGHGNGKTVFSSTLEDAAIAAIKLAGGDLESISGGDGWKKGADRLMKSLAPGQKYLRGLFSGGTLCYEAQKVLEPILGGVYSNAPLNKKYKLEDSGKSVRHTCLDLGEEEFTVGRPHPMIDAQLRNERLVSEASRAEVGVVLLDIVLGYVASPDPAGDMLPAIKEAKKAAAKKGRKLAFVAHVCGTARDPQGLREQEEKLESEGVLVFPTNALASRAAGYIASRGKAPAVKRNKGENI, encoded by the coding sequence ATGGCGATTTTACACGTTATTAAAAAGAATCATTACCAGGATTCGATGAAGCTGATGCAGATAAGCCAGAAGCTTTCGGGGGCCCCGGGCGTTAAGGACGCCGCCGCCATGATGGCGACCGAGGCCAATCTCGGGATGCTTAAGGACGCGGGTCTCCTGGACGGCATGCCCGAGGCGACGGCGAACGACCTTATAGTGGCCGTGAAGGCCGATTCGAAGGAGAAGGCCGAAGAGGCGGTAGGCATGCTGGATTCGCTCCTCGCGCCGCCCGACGCGGGGGCGGAGCTCGCGAAGAAGTACAAGAGCCTGGGCTCGGCGTACGGCGCGCTCCCGGGCGCTAACCTCGTCTCCGTGTCGCTCCCGGGCAAGTTCGCCAAGCTCGAGGTCGGGAAGGCGATAGACGCCGGGCTTCATACGTTCCTCTTCAGCGACAACCTGACCATAGACGAAGAGATAGAGTTAAAGGAGAGGGCGAGAGAGAGGGGACTTCTCGTAATGGGGCCGGGGTGCGGCACGGCCATACTGAACGGCGTCGGGCTCGGGTTTGCGAACGTGCTCGACAGGGGGCCGGTCGGCATGGTAGCCGCATCCGGTACAGGGCTCCAGGAGGTCTCCTGCCTCATTAACAATTCCGGCGTCGGCATATCGCACGCCATAGGCGTCGGGGGCCGCGACCTCTCCGAAGACGTGAGCGGGATAATGACCCTCGAGGCACTTAAGCTCCTCGAAAGGGATGGGGCGACGGAGTTTCTCGTTCTCGTTTCGAAGCCGCCCTCGAAGAACGTCGCCGAAAAAATAATCGGTGCGATAGAGAGTTCGAATAAACCGGCGGTCATATGCTTCCTCGGAAGCGACGTCGGCCACGGAAACGGCAAGACTGTTTTCTCGTCTACTCTGGAAGACGCCGCTATTGCCGCTATAAAGCTCGCGGGCGGCGACCTCGAAAGCATCAGCGGCGGAGACGGCTGGAAGAAGGGCGCGGACAGGCTGATGAAATCCCTCGCCCCGGGGCAGAAGTACCTGCGGGGATTATTCTCCGGCGGGACGCTCTGCTACGAGGCGCAGAAGGTGCTCGAACCGATACTAGGCGGCGTTTATTCGAACGCCCCGCTGAATAAAAAATATAAGCTCGAGGATTCGGGGAAGAGCGTACGCCACACGTGCCTCGACCTCGGGGAAGAGGAGTTCACGGTCGGGCGTCCCCATCCGATGATAGACGCCCAGCTAAGGAACGAAAGGCTCGTCAGCGAGGCGTCGCGCGCAGAGGTCGGCGTCGTACTGCTCGACATAGTACTCGGCTACGTGGCGAGCCCCGACCCGGCAGGCGACATGCTGCCCGCCATAAAGGAAGCGAAGAAGGCCGCCGCGAAGAAGGGGCGGAAGCTCGCTTTCGTCGCCCACGTGTGCGGGACGGCCCGGGACCCACAGGGGCTCCGCGAGCAGGAAGAGAAGCTGGAATCGGAAGGCGTCCTCGTATTCCCGACGAACGCCCTCGCGTCGAGGGCGGCGGGATACATCGCCTCCCGCGGCAAAGCGCCCGCAGTGAAAAGAAACAAGGGAGAGAATATATGA
- the arcC gene encoding carbamate kinase: MKAAVVAFGGNALMSHTGKSTYAEQILKTDEMCRRIIGLFDMGYKIIITHGNGPQVGNFLMQQESLSSEIPPMPLDVCNAMTQGQIGYMIAQRLRNIFVQKKMDRSVAAFITQVVVSEDDPAFKNPTKFIGPFFTEEEMKELQEKEGWVMREDSGRGYRRVVPSPRPIDIVEKNEISKMANDNYVVIACGGGGIPVVRDARGGLKGVAAVIDKDFAAQRLASLVNAEILMLVTPVDKVAINFGKPDQKMISRMTLAEAERYFAEGHFPPGSMGPKIEASINFLRAGGKKTIITSLENIERAINGEEGTEIVH; encoded by the coding sequence ATGAAAGCGGCTGTAGTTGCGTTCGGAGGCAATGCTCTCATGAGTCACACCGGAAAGAGCACTTACGCCGAGCAGATACTCAAAACCGACGAGATGTGCAGAAGGATAATCGGCCTCTTCGACATGGGGTACAAGATAATCATAACGCACGGGAACGGCCCCCAGGTGGGGAACTTCCTGATGCAGCAGGAATCTCTTTCAAGCGAGATTCCCCCCATGCCGCTTGACGTGTGTAACGCCATGACGCAGGGGCAGATAGGATACATGATAGCGCAGCGGCTCAGGAACATATTCGTCCAGAAGAAGATGGACAGGTCCGTCGCGGCCTTCATTACGCAGGTGGTCGTCTCGGAAGACGACCCGGCATTCAAGAACCCGACCAAGTTCATCGGGCCGTTCTTTACCGAGGAGGAGATGAAGGAGCTCCAGGAAAAGGAAGGCTGGGTGATGAGGGAGGATTCCGGGAGAGGGTACAGGAGAGTCGTCCCATCGCCGAGGCCGATAGACATAGTGGAGAAAAACGAAATATCGAAAATGGCGAACGACAATTACGTCGTCATAGCGTGCGGGGGCGGTGGCATCCCCGTCGTCAGGGACGCACGAGGCGGGCTTAAGGGCGTGGCCGCCGTCATAGACAAGGACTTTGCCGCCCAGAGGCTCGCGAGCCTCGTGAATGCCGAGATACTGATGCTCGTAACGCCCGTAGACAAGGTGGCGATAAACTTCGGCAAGCCGGATCAGAAGATGATCTCTCGCATGACGCTGGCCGAGGCCGAGCGCTATTTCGCCGAGGGGCATTTCCCGCCGGGAAGCATGGGGCCGAAGATAGAGGCCTCTATAAATTTCCTCAGAGCCGGCGGAAAGAAAACGATCATAACCTCGCTCGAAAATATAGAGCGGGCGATAAACGGAGAGGAGGGGACGGAGATAGTCCACTGA
- a CDS encoding MSMEG_0572 family nitrogen starvation response protein, giving the protein MAVDRVKADRPEKGKALVNYEEKLYPDHKAREGEKALFLIHSVPYEGSVAGINMLTAIRTKKKGYDTTVLFYGPASGIPVYRGWPNVGDDGYGAGIQLYPNLVNRMMSEGIKVLACRFSAAALLGQNESSFLEGVVPIHPTDILDIVIEHHRAGAMIFNTWTV; this is encoded by the coding sequence ATGGCTGTAGACAGAGTTAAAGCGGACAGGCCCGAGAAGGGCAAGGCATTAGTCAATTACGAGGAGAAGCTTTACCCCGATCATAAGGCCAGAGAGGGAGAGAAGGCCCTTTTCCTCATCCACTCGGTACCCTACGAAGGCTCCGTCGCGGGCATCAACATGCTGACCGCGATAAGGACCAAGAAGAAGGGTTACGACACGACCGTACTTTTCTACGGACCCGCTTCCGGCATACCCGTATACAGGGGATGGCCGAACGTGGGCGACGACGGTTACGGCGCCGGGATTCAGCTCTACCCGAATCTCGTGAACAGGATGATGAGCGAGGGCATCAAGGTGCTCGCCTGCAGGTTCTCGGCCGCGGCGCTCCTCGGTCAGAATGAATCGAGCTTCCTCGAAGGGGTCGTGCCGATTCATCCGACCGACATCCTCGACATCGTGATCGAGCACCACAGGGCGGGAGCGATGATCTTTAACACTTGGACTGTCTAA
- a CDS encoding MSMEG_0568 family radical SAM protein, with amino-acid sequence MDSRTLKVELQSLGLRIPDTKDVRSGGAGPTGGIHLKILPDGEANVPVVGDFVASSPYHLDQINNEYWIFKDGVALVQVELMGSAKFHGHETSVGIPMQRIGLLHCPTTFATTLLQTCDFWNDDRRCQFCGIELTLKDRSTVGFKNAKSLVETIKLAKELDGIKNVVFTSGVAPDEEKALRKYAEICSEVKKATGVPIQLQIIPPEDLSWLGRLKDAGVDSLGVHIETFDPEVFKRVTPGKARIGLDKYAETWKEGVRVFGRWQVSTYVLVGLGERLRTILDGTELCAEIGVYPFIVPFRPVAGTPMEDVKPPKPEIMSYVYTEAAKILAKYGSASKSSIAGCVSCGECSVLPDFERALARNVKFKKLVKPVRLS; translated from the coding sequence ATGGATTCAAGGACCCTAAAAGTGGAGCTGCAGAGTTTAGGTCTCAGGATTCCCGACACGAAGGATGTCAGGAGCGGAGGGGCCGGGCCGACGGGAGGGATTCACCTTAAAATACTCCCCGACGGGGAGGCCAACGTTCCCGTAGTCGGCGACTTTGTGGCATCGTCCCCCTATCATCTCGATCAGATAAACAACGAGTACTGGATATTCAAGGACGGCGTCGCGCTCGTCCAGGTGGAGCTCATGGGCAGCGCGAAGTTTCACGGGCACGAGACGTCGGTGGGGATACCAATGCAGCGTATCGGGCTCCTTCACTGTCCGACCACTTTCGCGACGACCCTGCTCCAGACCTGCGATTTCTGGAACGACGACAGGAGGTGTCAGTTCTGCGGTATAGAGCTTACCCTTAAGGACAGGAGCACGGTCGGATTCAAGAACGCGAAAAGCCTGGTCGAGACCATAAAGCTGGCGAAGGAGCTCGACGGGATAAAGAACGTCGTTTTCACTTCAGGGGTGGCGCCCGACGAGGAGAAGGCGCTCCGTAAGTACGCGGAGATATGCTCCGAGGTGAAGAAGGCGACCGGAGTCCCGATACAGCTCCAGATAATCCCGCCCGAGGATCTATCGTGGCTCGGCCGCCTCAAGGACGCCGGGGTGGATTCTCTCGGCGTTCACATCGAGACTTTCGACCCCGAGGTCTTCAAGAGAGTGACCCCGGGGAAGGCAAGGATAGGGCTCGATAAATATGCAGAGACGTGGAAGGAAGGCGTCCGGGTATTCGGCAGGTGGCAGGTGAGCACGTACGTGCTCGTCGGCCTCGGCGAGAGGCTGAGGACTATACTCGACGGCACGGAGCTGTGCGCCGAAATAGGCGTCTATCCGTTCATCGTGCCTTTCAGGCCGGTGGCGGGCACGCCGATGGAGGACGTGAAGCCTCCGAAGCCGGAGATAATGTCCTACGTTTACACCGAGGCGGCGAAGATACTCGCCAAATACGGCAGCGCGTCCAAGAGCAGTATCGCGGGATGCGTGAGCTGCGGCGAGTGCTCGGTCCTGCCCGATTTCGAAAGGGCCCTTGCCCGGAACGTCAAGTTCAAGAAGTTGGTAAAACCAGTCAGGCTTAGCTGA
- a CDS encoding FAD-dependent oxidoreductase: MAQDKLRIVIIGGGAGGISSASTSKSLAPDASVTLFSEFEDVAYSPCGIPFVHGREIPSFENLFLQTSEHYAKIGIDLKLRTTVTGIDIKNRTISAGTESYGWDRLIIATGFEYDIQDIPGIDLEGVHYVKNIRRAMEYDKFLDTIKKVVVVCATPLGIEMTGNLAHRGLETHLVEEGAWIMSEVADPDIMEPVKESLEEMGAKLHFGTKVLEFRGEGGKVKSVVTTTGEIECDSVVVAFPKKPNNRLARAAGLEIGSTGGILVDDHMRTSAKDVYAAGDCAEVVHGVTDIPIQGLSGSHAYSQGRIAAANAVGEDRAYDPVFIPWGMVGGQVQVGGVSMGETLHKALGIPHIVAFATGISRARYYPGVGRLRVKLIADPDTHRVLGAQMSGGEGIKERADFLAFVIKRGVKLEELAWMENVYSPPIGALMEPIALAAQAGLANLKQKG, from the coding sequence ATGGCTCAAGATAAACTGCGAATAGTGATAATAGGCGGGGGCGCCGGCGGGATTTCGTCCGCTTCGACTTCGAAATCCCTGGCGCCGGACGCTTCCGTGACACTCTTTTCGGAATTCGAGGACGTCGCCTACAGCCCGTGCGGCATACCGTTCGTACACGGGCGGGAGATTCCGAGCTTCGAGAATCTCTTCCTCCAGACGTCGGAGCATTACGCGAAGATAGGCATCGATCTAAAGCTCAGGACTACCGTTACCGGCATAGACATCAAGAACCGCACCATAAGCGCGGGGACGGAGTCTTACGGATGGGACCGGCTCATAATCGCGACCGGCTTCGAGTACGACATCCAGGATATACCCGGCATCGACCTCGAAGGCGTTCATTATGTTAAGAACATAAGGCGCGCGATGGAGTACGACAAGTTCCTCGACACGATAAAGAAGGTGGTCGTCGTGTGCGCGACGCCGCTCGGGATAGAGATGACGGGGAACCTCGCGCACAGGGGGCTCGAAACGCACCTCGTCGAAGAAGGGGCGTGGATAATGTCGGAGGTCGCCGACCCCGACATCATGGAGCCCGTCAAGGAATCGCTCGAAGAGATGGGGGCGAAGCTCCACTTCGGGACCAAGGTCCTCGAATTCAGGGGCGAGGGCGGGAAGGTTAAATCCGTCGTCACGACCACGGGCGAGATAGAGTGCGACTCGGTCGTCGTCGCCTTCCCGAAAAAGCCGAACAACCGTCTCGCGCGCGCCGCCGGGCTCGAAATCGGCTCGACCGGCGGGATACTCGTAGACGACCACATGCGGACGTCGGCCAAGGACGTGTACGCGGCCGGGGACTGCGCCGAGGTCGTGCACGGCGTGACCGACATCCCCATACAGGGGCTCTCGGGCAGCCACGCGTATTCGCAGGGCCGCATCGCCGCCGCGAACGCAGTGGGGGAGGACCGCGCCTACGACCCGGTTTTCATACCCTGGGGCATGGTCGGCGGACAGGTGCAGGTGGGCGGCGTATCGATGGGCGAGACTCTCCACAAGGCGCTCGGCATACCGCACATAGTCGCCTTCGCGACGGGCATATCGCGGGCGAGGTACTACCCCGGGGTAGGCAGGCTGAGGGTGAAGCTCATAGCCGACCCGGATACGCACCGCGTGCTCGGGGCGCAGATGTCGGGCGGCGAGGGCATAAAGGAGCGCGCCGACTTCCTCGCGTTCGTCATAAAGCGCGGGGTCAAGCTCGAAGAGCTCGCGTGGATGGAGAACGTCTACTCGCCGCCGATAGGGGCTCTCATGGAACCTATAGCGCTCGCGGCCCAGGCAGGGCTCGCAAACCTTAAGCAGAAGGGCTGA
- a CDS encoding DUF2877 domain-containing protein: MGYRAGEILERGERAVVEGVFEHAVYLKGEGDTLVKLVTEKDYIGPASIAVFSDAHTDFKSAGIGEGDVITASGEALRTAADGFTVDLSEARIWNAPPAPEGRLGLEEMNLNMRVLRDVIYTHPSREGLVPLLESVELRGPMEVFLKEQKPSVSERARPYIERLMWCLFSGDLNGAAENAGLILGLGPGLTPSCDDFLAGLVFGLKRGIGLLLNEKDRALPGFVDKFSEEIIKRAKDKTTIYSVSYLAEAARGEAPAPAWELVYAIVSKNPDEVAAVSRTLVKMGETSGSDTAVGIYYGMRFLISRIELEELNETV, encoded by the coding sequence GTGGGATACAGAGCGGGGGAAATACTGGAACGGGGTGAAAGAGCGGTGGTCGAGGGGGTCTTCGAGCACGCGGTTTATTTGAAGGGCGAAGGAGATACACTCGTGAAGCTTGTTACCGAAAAGGATTACATCGGCCCCGCCTCTATAGCTGTTTTCAGCGACGCGCATACGGATTTCAAATCTGCCGGTATAGGAGAGGGAGATGTGATAACCGCCTCGGGGGAAGCGCTTCGCACCGCCGCGGACGGCTTCACGGTAGACCTGTCCGAAGCCAGGATATGGAACGCGCCGCCGGCGCCCGAGGGGCGGCTCGGCCTCGAGGAGATGAACCTCAACATGAGGGTGCTCCGCGACGTTATATATACACATCCCTCGCGCGAGGGGCTCGTGCCTCTTCTGGAAAGCGTCGAGCTCAGGGGGCCTATGGAGGTGTTCCTAAAGGAGCAGAAGCCGTCCGTATCCGAAAGGGCGCGGCCATATATAGAAAGGCTCATGTGGTGCCTCTTTTCCGGCGACTTGAACGGCGCGGCGGAAAACGCGGGGCTGATACTCGGGCTCGGCCCGGGGCTTACGCCTTCGTGCGACGATTTTCTCGCGGGGCTCGTCTTCGGACTCAAACGGGGCATAGGTCTCCTGCTGAACGAGAAGGACCGCGCTCTCCCCGGGTTCGTAGATAAGTTCTCCGAAGAAATAATAAAAAGGGCCAAGGATAAAACCACCATATACAGCGTAAGCTACCTGGCCGAGGCCGCACGCGGCGAAGCCCCGGCCCCGGCGTGGGAGCTCGTTTACGCGATAGTCTCGAAGAACCCGGACGAGGTCGCGGCCGTGTCCAGGACGCTCGTGAAAATGGGCGAGACGTCGGGCTCGGATACCGCCGTCGGCATATATTACGGCATGAGGTTCCTGATTTCGCGCATCGAGCTGGAGGAGCTCAATGAAACGGTTTAG
- a CDS encoding MSMEG_0565 family glycosyltransferase, giving the protein MKRFRIALLTYSTKPRGGVTHTINLAESLARLGHDVHVYALSTGKGFPSEVAFPHTLIQCPVKEYRGIDDKITDYIDTYTSYLAAGGLDYDILHAEDCISANALLNLREKGLIDSYVRTVHHVDDFTSTCLIECQDKSLREPDYLIAVSEHWKRELEAKYSLDSVVINNGVDYGTYSSARGGDKEAAKKEFGAGGAKVMLSIGGIEPRKNTITVLHAYNAARAYLKTQGERLVWLIGGGETLFDYRAYRHEFFSELSRLGLGENSDVIVLGSVPAGKMPLLYASADVFAFPSVKEGWGLVLLEAMSGGVPVVSSNIPPMTEFLTNGENAVLVDPADYKGLARGILEIVEDPELAARLAAKGDETARFYSWESAARRHAELYGSILEERSGKNIKRAGSHA; this is encoded by the coding sequence ATGAAACGGTTTAGGATTGCGCTGCTCACGTATTCGACGAAGCCCAGGGGGGGCGTCACACACACGATAAACCTGGCCGAAAGCCTCGCGCGTCTCGGCCACGACGTGCACGTATACGCCCTTTCGACGGGGAAGGGCTTTCCGTCCGAGGTGGCGTTCCCGCATACGCTGATACAGTGTCCCGTCAAGGAATACCGGGGCATCGACGACAAGATTACGGACTACATCGATACGTATACCTCCTACCTCGCGGCGGGGGGCCTCGATTACGACATACTCCACGCCGAGGACTGCATATCCGCGAACGCGCTCCTTAACCTTCGCGAGAAAGGGCTCATCGACAGTTACGTGAGGACCGTGCATCACGTGGACGACTTTACGTCCACGTGTCTCATCGAATGTCAGGACAAGAGTCTCCGGGAGCCCGATTACCTGATCGCCGTGAGCGAGCACTGGAAACGGGAGCTCGAGGCGAAATATTCGCTCGATTCGGTAGTCATAAATAACGGCGTCGATTACGGAACCTACAGCTCCGCTCGCGGCGGGGATAAAGAGGCCGCAAAGAAGGAATTCGGGGCCGGGGGGGCAAAGGTGATGCTGAGCATCGGCGGCATCGAGCCCCGGAAGAACACGATAACCGTGCTCCACGCGTACAATGCCGCAAGGGCCTATTTGAAAACACAGGGCGAGAGGCTCGTATGGCTTATAGGCGGCGGCGAGACGCTCTTCGATTACAGGGCCTACAGGCACGAGTTTTTCTCGGAGCTCTCGCGGCTCGGGCTCGGGGAAAATTCGGACGTGATAGTGCTCGGAAGCGTGCCGGCGGGGAAGATGCCGCTCCTTTATGCTTCGGCCGACGTGTTCGCGTTTCCGTCGGTGAAGGAGGGCTGGGGGCTCGTGCTCCTGGAGGCTATGTCGGGGGGCGTGCCGGTCGTGTCGTCGAACATTCCGCCGATGACGGAATTCCTCACAAACGGAGAGAACGCCGTCCTCGTCGATCCCGCGGACTACAAGGGGCTCGCGCGCGGCATACTCGAAATTGTGGAGGACCCGGAGCTGGCGGCGCGCCTTGCGGCGAAGGGCGACGAGACGGCGCGGTTTTACAGCTGGGAGAGCGCGGCGCGGAGGCACGCGGAGCTTTACGGCTCGATACTGGAGGAGAGGAGTGGAAAAAATATAAAACGGGCGGGAAGCCATGCTTGA
- a CDS encoding OsmC family protein, giving the protein MLEVEAVWKKKYRVEVTARQFEVPVDEPPQYSGDDTGMMPTELFLASIASCFCMALVYAARNRKISVGDMIVRAFGHTDPKNFTFRRIVVRVISTLSEADLETIVPLAKRYCFVSNAVTQSCPIDYETARPGE; this is encoded by the coding sequence ATGCTTGAGGTGGAAGCGGTCTGGAAAAAGAAGTACCGGGTGGAAGTGACGGCGCGGCAGTTCGAAGTCCCGGTGGACGAGCCCCCGCAGTACAGCGGCGACGACACGGGCATGATGCCGACCGAGCTGTTCCTGGCGTCGATTGCGTCGTGCTTCTGCATGGCGCTCGTTTACGCAGCCAGGAACAGGAAAATCAGCGTCGGCGACATGATAGTCAGGGCTTTCGGCCATACGGATCCGAAAAACTTCACCTTCAGGCGTATAGTCGTGAGGGTTATAAGCACCCTTTCCGAGGCCGACCTCGAAACCATCGTACCGCTCGCGAAAAGATACTGCTTCGTCAGTAACGCGGTAACGCAGTCCTGCCCGATAGATTACGAAACCGCGCGGCCGGGTGAATAA
- a CDS encoding ferritin-like domain-containing protein, producing the protein MSIRNPDRLREVLSDPKRLARAFSRHTYGMLAWVDLFGGKLKSIKDLDTKLVAARIIADNARHAKLFSDRARELGETPETYAPPAIGQRIYDILEGYDDTFDDMAYAWGSLIHFSALLDVYESAADPESKKIVEEVHVDVREHLAYLEKYFAENAKTPELKKRAEEVKKVADEIYADREDEEIKWYVS; encoded by the coding sequence ATGAGCATAAGAAATCCCGACAGGTTGAGAGAAGTCCTTTCCGATCCGAAGCGCCTCGCCCGCGCGTTCAGCAGGCATACGTACGGCATGCTGGCGTGGGTGGACCTCTTCGGAGGGAAGCTGAAATCGATAAAAGACCTCGACACGAAGCTCGTCGCCGCCCGCATAATCGCGGACAACGCCCGGCATGCGAAGCTCTTTTCGGACAGGGCCCGCGAGCTCGGTGAGACGCCCGAGACCTATGCGCCGCCGGCAATAGGGCAGAGGATATACGACATACTCGAAGGTTACGACGACACGTTCGACGACATGGCTTACGCGTGGGGGTCGCTGATTCACTTTTCGGCGCTCCTGGACGTGTACGAAAGCGCGGCGGACCCGGAGAGTAAAAAGATAGTGGAAGAGGTGCACGTGGACGTGAGAGAGCATCTCGCTTACCTCGAAAAATATTTCGCCGAGAACGCCAAAACGCCGGAGCTCAAAAAACGGGCCGAAGAGGTGAAGAAGGTCGCCGACGAAATCTACGCCGACAGGGAAGACGAGGAGATAAAATGGTATGTCTCGTAA
- a CDS encoding class I SAM-dependent methyltransferase family protein, with the protein MSRKSIPSFEELRRPLGWSDPKKYLYLAAGFFLRTVGRLSDGIDTGFRHGFDSGMIMNYIYENVPRGKSFVGRALDAAFLDQTTCKAFRAVKQIQIEAISGFINERAGRETFIVDLASGKADYIFDVLGDTGANVKVLLRDISEKALAESRETALGLGLGGSVSFEVGDALDTESLRRIPRRPGLAIEAGLYGIIHDDGLVKKHLADLREIVAPEALLFNVQTYNEQIELIARTLVNQDGEPCVWHLRDKDLVIGWAEEAGFRDPVVRMDPYGIYAVVLVRN; encoded by the coding sequence ATGTCTCGTAAAAGCATACCGTCCTTCGAGGAGCTCAGGCGGCCCCTCGGCTGGAGCGATCCGAAGAAATATCTCTATCTCGCCGCCGGGTTTTTCCTGAGGACCGTCGGACGCCTCTCGGACGGTATAGATACCGGGTTCCGGCACGGGTTCGATTCGGGGATGATAATGAATTACATATACGAAAACGTTCCGCGCGGAAAATCGTTCGTCGGCAGGGCGCTCGACGCCGCCTTCCTGGATCAGACGACGTGCAAGGCCTTCCGCGCCGTAAAGCAGATACAGATAGAGGCGATATCCGGTTTTATAAACGAGAGGGCCGGGCGGGAAACGTTCATCGTCGACCTCGCCTCGGGGAAGGCCGATTATATATTCGACGTCCTCGGGGATACGGGCGCGAACGTGAAAGTCCTCCTCCGCGACATAAGCGAAAAAGCCCTTGCCGAAAGCCGCGAGACAGCGCTCGGCCTCGGCCTCGGGGGCAGTGTCAGCTTCGAAGTGGGAGACGCCCTCGACACGGAAAGCCTCCGCCGCATTCCCCGGCGTCCGGGCCTCGCTATAGAGGCCGGCCTCTACGGCATAATACACGACGACGGGCTCGTGAAAAAACACCTCGCCGACCTCCGCGAGATAGTCGCTCCCGAGGCGCTCCTCTTTAACGTGCAGACGTATAACGAGCAGATCGAGCTCATAGCGCGGACGCTCGTAAACCAGGACGGGGAGCCCTGCGTCTGGCACCTTCGCGACAAGGACCTCGTCATAGGCTGGGCCGAGGAGGCCGGGTTCAGGGACCCCGTCGTAAGGATGGACCCTTACGGCATTTACGCCGTGGTCCTCGTGAGGAATTAG